Proteins co-encoded in one Candidatus Bealeia paramacronuclearis genomic window:
- a CDS encoding bifunctional 5,10-methylenetetrahydrofolate dehydrogenase/5,10-methenyltetrahydrofolate cyclohydrolase: MNAFIINGLKEAEKVKSEILNEVDSLQKTYGLPPGLAVVRVGDDPASAVYVEKKGQDARAMGFYFEEHYLDGNASQNDVLKTIQSINANPQIHGLILQLPVPAHLNPFKLVNAIDPQKDVDGLHPLNTGLLAQGRDEGFIPCTPLGCHHLIETVTKDLAGLKAVVVGRSILVGRPMALLLIQEDVTVTLTHAKTQKLPKLLKEADLVIAAMGAPRFIKGEWLKEDAIIIDVGINRIQDSSGKMSLTGDVDFESAQERVRAITPVPGGVGPMTRIYLLKNTIKAFKEKLN; the protein is encoded by the coding sequence GTGAACGCTTTTATTATTAATGGCCTTAAAGAAGCTGAAAAAGTTAAGTCTGAAATTTTAAACGAAGTTGACTCTCTTCAAAAAACATATGGCCTTCCCCCGGGTCTTGCTGTTGTGCGCGTAGGTGACGATCCTGCCAGTGCCGTTTATGTTGAGAAAAAAGGGCAGGATGCTCGTGCCATGGGGTTTTATTTTGAAGAGCATTATTTGGATGGCAATGCTTCCCAAAATGACGTTTTAAAAACCATTCAATCGATCAACGCTAATCCTCAGATCCATGGACTTATTCTGCAATTACCCGTACCGGCTCATCTTAATCCTTTTAAGTTGGTGAATGCCATTGATCCTCAAAAAGATGTGGATGGATTACATCCTTTAAACACAGGGCTTCTAGCTCAAGGTCGCGATGAAGGGTTTATTCCTTGCACGCCTTTGGGATGTCATCATTTAATTGAAACTGTAACAAAAGATCTTGCAGGCCTTAAGGCCGTTGTTGTCGGAAGATCTATTCTTGTGGGGCGCCCTATGGCCCTTCTTTTGATTCAAGAAGATGTGACCGTCACATTAACCCATGCCAAAACGCAAAAATTGCCCAAACTTTTAAAAGAAGCCGATCTTGTGATCGCCGCCATGGGAGCCCCTCGATTTATTAAAGGGGAATGGTTGAAAGAAGATGCCATTATCATTGATGTAGGGATCAATCGTATCCAGGATTCTTCTGGAAAAATGAGTCTGACCGGTGATGTGGATTTTGAAAGTGCACAAGAGCGTGTTCGCGCGATTACCCCAGTTCCTGGCGGTGTGGGGCCCATGACACGCATTTATCTTTTGAAAAATACGATTAAGGCTTTTAAGGAAAAATTGAATTAG
- a CDS encoding IS630 transposase-related protein — MVKAYSEDLRKKVISYITSGGRKREAAKVFNVGEATIYRWICLHKQGDIKPKKRTSYPRKVDEQKLRDYVAQNPDHTLKQIAEALGLRFQNVSKWLKRLNITRKKDDALQRT; from the coding sequence ATGGTAAAAGCATATTCGGAAGACCTGCGGAAAAAGGTCATCTCCTACATTACGAGCGGCGGCCGTAAGCGGGAGGCTGCAAAGGTTTTTAACGTTGGAGAAGCCACGATCTATCGATGGATATGTCTTCATAAACAAGGGGATATTAAACCGAAAAAACGCACTTCTTATCCGCGTAAAGTCGATGAGCAAAAACTCAGAGACTACGTCGCTCAAAATCCGGATCATACGCTCAAACAAATCGCCGAAGCTTTGGGGTTGAGATTCCAAAACGTGAGTAAATGGCTTAAACGTTTAAACATTACACGAAAAAAAGACGACGCTTTACAAAGAACGTAA
- a CDS encoding YggT family protein, with protein sequence MDIILIPLLTILDKIIELYVLLIFVSVIMSWLMAFNVINRSNQFVLMVSEFLYRVTEPALRPLRKIIPNLGGIDLSPVALIFILYFLQMVIGMVIMRLIVAVPAQLIH encoded by the coding sequence ATGGACATCATTTTGATTCCGCTACTTACAATTCTGGATAAAATCATCGAGCTTTATGTTCTGTTGATTTTTGTTTCGGTGATTATGAGCTGGCTTATGGCGTTTAATGTCATTAATCGCAGCAATCAATTTGTGCTTATGGTGAGTGAATTTTTGTATCGCGTGACCGAACCTGCACTTCGTCCTTTGCGGAAAATCATTCCTAATTTAGGGGGAATTGATCTCTCTCCTGTAGCACTTATCTTTATTCTTTATTTTCTACAGATGGTCATCGGCATGGTGATTATGCGTTTGATCGTGGCAGTCCCTGCTCAATTAATTCATTAA
- the ruvA gene encoding Holliday junction branch migration protein RuvA, producing MIARLKGILEEIGSDSLILDVNGVGYLVSCSQKTLGALGPKGAPVSLWIETLMRSESLQLYGFFEKAEQACFLKLLTVQGVGSRMALSLLSTMTPEELIRAIAFQDKALLTRADGVGPKLASRLVTELKDKFEKGFEGIELKPATSTHLGGVSSAFEDAISALVNLGYRKGDVTEVLIRERKTLPEDATLQDWIRLGLSHLARAVA from the coding sequence ATGATTGCTCGACTGAAAGGAATTCTTGAAGAAATTGGATCTGACTCTCTCATTTTGGATGTAAATGGGGTTGGATATTTGGTCTCGTGCTCGCAAAAGACATTGGGCGCCTTGGGCCCCAAAGGGGCTCCCGTAAGCCTTTGGATTGAAACTCTGATGCGGTCTGAAAGCCTTCAACTTTATGGATTTTTTGAAAAAGCGGAGCAAGCCTGTTTTTTAAAACTTCTGACCGTTCAAGGGGTGGGATCACGTATGGCCTTATCACTTCTTTCCACAATGACACCGGAAGAACTTATTCGCGCTATTGCTTTTCAAGACAAAGCTCTTCTGACCCGTGCCGATGGGGTTGGCCCAAAACTAGCCAGTCGCCTTGTGACTGAGCTCAAAGACAAGTTTGAAAAAGGTTTTGAAGGCATTGAGCTCAAACCTGCCACCTCTACCCACTTAGGAGGTGTTTCTTCGGCATTTGAAGATGCGATTTCGGCCCTTGTCAATTTGGGATACCGGAAAGGGGACGTCACAGAAGTTCTTATTCGCGAGCGTAAAACTTTACCTGAAGATGCCACTCTGCAGGATTGGATTCGTCTTGGGCTTTCTCATTTGGCCAGGGCGGTGGCGTAA
- the tolQ gene encoding protein TolQ has product MPTAPAALGSVTATQFGVDAVAHDLSMWGLFMSADLIVKVVMIALLFASFWTWTIIINKTILMRKLNRHANNFEDAFWSGGSLDTLFERVGTRPRDPMSAIFGAAMREWRRIAGKNGVKATLQERVDRVMQVTLGREMDKLERSMTFLASVGSNAPFVGLFGTVWGIMNSFSSIAASKNTSLAVVAPGIAEALFATALGLIAAIPASIAYNKISSELNRYGNRLDSFSNEFGSIIARQLDEER; this is encoded by the coding sequence ATGCCCACAGCACCCGCAGCCCTTGGATCCGTCACCGCAACCCAATTTGGTGTTGATGCTGTCGCCCATGATCTTTCCATGTGGGGGCTTTTTATGTCCGCCGACCTGATTGTGAAGGTCGTGATGATTGCTCTTCTTTTTGCCTCCTTCTGGACTTGGACAATCATTATTAACAAAACCATTCTTATGCGAAAACTTAATCGCCACGCGAATAATTTCGAGGATGCTTTTTGGTCGGGCGGATCTTTAGACACCTTGTTTGAACGGGTAGGCACACGTCCCCGTGATCCCATGTCAGCTATCTTTGGGGCAGCCATGCGGGAATGGCGTCGCATTGCCGGGAAAAACGGCGTAAAGGCCACTTTGCAAGAACGCGTTGATCGGGTTATGCAGGTAACTTTGGGCCGCGAGATGGACAAACTTGAGCGCAGTATGACATTTTTGGCATCTGTCGGATCCAATGCACCTTTCGTAGGACTATTTGGAACGGTATGGGGGATTATGAATAGCTTTTCTTCCATTGCCGCCTCCAAAAACACAAGTCTTGCCGTTGTGGCCCCTGGTATTGCTGAAGCTCTTTTTGCAACAGCTTTGGGTTTGATTGCAGCTATTCCCGCATCCATTGCCTATAATAAGATTTCCTCTGAGCTCAATCGTTATGGGAATCGGCTTGATTCGTTTTCCAACGAATTCGGATCAATCATTGCCCGTCAATTGGACGAGGAGCGTTAA
- the ptsP gene encoding phosphoenolpyruvate--protein phosphotransferase → MLSKLNELEKTFTVQDDTYHESLTIEGISFSGGVGVGEIVLHQPRSWSHFRSSNSTSYERDRLRLAIREMMESIDDMVKDHVTSAHRDPQEILETYKTFAADRGWIKKIQAQIQTGLTAEAAVDAVRRESRDKYAQIGNKYLKGHLADLEDLANRLIAHLTGEDFPQKDLPSDMILIAHQMGPAELLDYDQRNLRGVILEEGIHTSHMAIVARAMGIPVVGRIHNLLLNLKLGQKIIVDGEEGTITLNPDPIQIEEAQKKSLTFSKWKTELKALANLPTETKDGMLIHLQLNAGLMIDLQYIHDSKVEGIGLYRTEIPFMMHSKFPDVEVQAQLYADVLDHAKGKPVVFRTLDLGGDKIVPYMWRVTDENPAMGWRAIRVSLDRPALLKQQLRALIQAASDRDLNVMFPLITTAEEYLRAKKFLNEEMERAKSKSEIMPKNVRVGLMVETPSIVWELDQIASEVDFISLGTNDLFQFFFACDRTNPNLAHRYDVLSLGYLRFLRLILNQAEVYKIPLSVCGEMVRNPLEILALMGIGYRSFSMNVSSIPAIKRLVRNTNLSDFKAYMENALGTSKGSLREGLKKFATENGLLPPHLL, encoded by the coding sequence ATGCTCTCAAAACTTAATGAATTGGAAAAAACATTTACCGTTCAAGATGACACCTACCATGAATCCCTCACCATTGAAGGCATCAGTTTTAGTGGCGGTGTGGGGGTTGGCGAAATTGTTCTTCATCAGCCCCGAAGTTGGAGTCATTTCAGATCTTCTAACAGCACTTCTTATGAAAGAGATCGCCTGAGATTAGCCATCCGTGAGATGATGGAATCAATTGATGATATGGTAAAAGATCATGTCACAAGCGCGCATCGAGATCCTCAGGAAATTTTAGAAACCTACAAAACGTTTGCCGCAGACCGTGGATGGATCAAAAAAATTCAAGCTCAAATCCAAACGGGATTAACTGCAGAAGCGGCAGTGGATGCTGTGAGACGGGAAAGTCGCGATAAGTATGCTCAAATTGGGAACAAATATTTAAAGGGCCATTTGGCGGATCTTGAAGACCTTGCCAATCGTCTTATTGCACATTTAACCGGCGAGGATTTTCCTCAAAAAGATCTTCCTTCGGACATGATTTTAATTGCCCATCAGATGGGGCCCGCCGAACTTCTCGATTACGATCAGCGCAATTTAAGGGGCGTCATTTTGGAAGAAGGTATTCATACCTCTCATATGGCAATTGTCGCGCGCGCTATGGGAATTCCCGTTGTAGGGCGAATTCACAACTTGCTCCTAAATTTAAAGCTTGGACAAAAAATCATTGTTGATGGGGAAGAGGGCACAATTACTCTTAATCCAGATCCGATTCAAATTGAAGAAGCTCAGAAAAAGAGCCTGACGTTTTCAAAATGGAAAACAGAATTAAAGGCTTTGGCCAACCTACCCACGGAGACAAAAGATGGGATGCTTATCCATCTTCAGCTCAATGCGGGCCTGATGATTGATCTTCAATACATTCATGATTCTAAAGTAGAAGGGATTGGTCTTTATCGCACCGAAATCCCTTTCATGATGCACTCTAAGTTTCCAGATGTGGAAGTTCAAGCACAACTTTATGCCGATGTGCTCGATCATGCCAAAGGCAAACCCGTCGTATTTCGGACATTGGATTTAGGCGGAGATAAAATCGTACCCTATATGTGGCGTGTTACGGATGAAAATCCTGCCATGGGCTGGCGCGCTATTCGCGTTTCTTTGGATAGACCTGCCTTACTCAAACAACAGCTTCGAGCCCTTATTCAAGCAGCAAGTGATCGCGACCTTAATGTGATGTTTCCGCTCATCACAACGGCGGAAGAATATCTGCGTGCCAAAAAATTCTTGAATGAGGAAATGGAGCGTGCCAAATCTAAATCGGAAATCATGCCCAAAAATGTTCGGGTAGGGCTTATGGTGGAAACCCCTTCCATTGTATGGGAACTGGATCAGATTGCCTCTGAGGTCGATTTTATATCTTTAGGCACTAATGATCTTTTTCAATTTTTCTTTGCGTGTGATAGAACCAACCCTAATTTAGCACATCGGTATGATGTTTTAAGTTTGGGCTATTTGAGATTCTTGAGACTCATTTTAAATCAGGCTGAGGTTTACAAGATTCCCCTTAGCGTTTGCGGGGAAATGGTCAGAAATCCTCTTGAGATTCTGGCGTTAATGGGTATTGGATACAGATCCTTTTCGATGAATGTATCCTCAATTCCCGCAATCAAGAGGTTGGTACGAAATACAAATCTCTCTGACTTTAAGGCCTATATGGAAAATGCATTGGGGACTTCAAAAGGGTCCTTGCGTGAGGGATTAAAGAAATTTGCCACTGAGAATGGACTGCTTCCCCCTCATCTCCTCTAA
- a CDS encoding FAD-dependent oxidoreductase encodes MNFSAVIARSFLILLCASPLLNGVGKNIIVLGNGVTGTYTAAKLSKLGHKVTVIDADKNGGGRIKSFSYKEKKYDHGATAVGGHYDYVIPLVKKYNLTMLPVPPIYDLKNGLSLFNSTKNDYGFLKTIKDIGKYTYLTSYYPHQSPGYEQAATESILSSGTWDYLKDQKIESMERILRVVLPLYGYSHGYRETNSELSILNEVPMAHTVKVFSSSLSAQIMRYGLPLIGRFFSTPEYVIQEGFEELYSKIYEESLQSGVVYLNDRIESVSYSQGSGKVRLFGDQIYSCDSLICTIPPGNMTDLTIEGISSSQKKAILNLKYNYYGTTIFELSEEAHKRIPQRQYGNFEYSGYEPALLLNKFQNDPVWISYNYVKGLDQKNYDNSAVALKNLLSSRFAIEPEDVKVLSQRYVKYYPHPQYPDLMQSMAKTFSGMQGMYDGKLYFTGASYDFDIVDGVIRHADSLVEKYFKD; translated from the coding sequence GTGAATTTCTCAGCTGTAATCGCAAGATCTTTTTTGATTCTTTTATGCGCATCTCCCCTTTTAAACGGCGTTGGCAAAAATATCATCGTTTTAGGAAATGGCGTCACAGGCACTTATACGGCCGCAAAACTTTCCAAACTGGGACATAAAGTCACGGTCATCGATGCGGATAAGAATGGTGGAGGGCGCATAAAGTCATTTTCATACAAGGAAAAAAAATATGATCATGGTGCAACGGCCGTCGGCGGACATTACGATTACGTTATTCCCCTTGTAAAAAAATATAACCTGACCATGCTCCCTGTCCCACCCATTTACGATCTTAAAAATGGGCTTAGTTTATTTAATTCCACAAAAAACGATTATGGATTCTTAAAAACCATTAAGGATATTGGAAAATATACGTATCTGACATCCTATTATCCTCACCAATCGCCCGGATATGAACAGGCGGCAACCGAATCCATTCTTTCCTCAGGTACGTGGGACTACTTAAAAGACCAAAAAATTGAATCCATGGAGCGGATTTTAAGAGTGGTTCTTCCGTTGTACGGATACAGTCATGGATATCGAGAGACCAATTCTGAATTATCAATTTTAAACGAAGTCCCCATGGCCCATACGGTAAAAGTTTTCTCCTCGAGTTTGTCTGCGCAGATTATGAGATATGGCCTCCCCCTTATTGGTCGTTTTTTCTCCACACCTGAATACGTTATTCAAGAGGGATTTGAAGAACTTTATTCAAAAATTTATGAAGAATCCCTTCAAAGCGGGGTCGTTTATCTCAATGATCGAATTGAGAGCGTTTCTTATTCACAAGGATCTGGCAAGGTTCGTCTTTTTGGAGATCAAATTTATAGTTGCGACTCACTTATTTGCACCATTCCCCCCGGGAACATGACAGATCTGACAATCGAGGGCATATCTTCATCCCAGAAAAAGGCCATTTTAAACCTCAAATACAACTATTATGGAACGACGATTTTTGAACTTTCGGAAGAAGCTCATAAACGCATTCCACAACGTCAGTATGGCAATTTTGAATATAGCGGATATGAGCCTGCCCTGCTCCTCAACAAGTTTCAAAATGATCCCGTTTGGATCAGTTATAATTACGTCAAGGGTCTTGATCAGAAAAACTACGATAACAGCGCAGTTGCCTTAAAAAATTTGCTTTCCTCTCGGTTTGCAATTGAACCTGAAGACGTAAAGGTTTTAAGCCAACGTTATGTAAAATATTATCCTCATCCTCAGTATCCTGATCTCATGCAATCCATGGCAAAAACATTCTCAGGGATGCAAGGAATGTATGATGGAAAATTATATTTCACAGGCGCGTCTTATGATTTTGATATTGTTGATGGCGTCATTCGTCATGCCGACAGCCTTGTTGAAAAATATTTCAAAGATTGA
- the tolR gene encoding protein TolR encodes MAGALKPLSGNRGRGRRGFQAESTINITPLVDVMLVLLVIFMVTAPLMTVGVPVDLPKTKASTMTENDEPLTVSIDAKGVVYLQESEIAMDALVARLVAITGANPEARIYVRGDQSIPYGRIMEVMGALNSAGFSKVALVSEMPQTASTGPKLKPKP; translated from the coding sequence ATGGCTGGTGCCTTAAAACCCTTATCGGGAAATCGAGGTCGAGGACGTCGCGGATTTCAAGCCGAGTCCACCATCAACATAACACCACTTGTTGATGTGATGCTGGTGCTTTTAGTGATTTTCATGGTTACAGCCCCTTTAATGACTGTGGGCGTTCCCGTTGATCTTCCTAAAACAAAAGCTTCTACCATGACTGAAAATGACGAACCTTTGACGGTGAGTATTGACGCCAAAGGCGTTGTCTATCTCCAGGAATCTGAGATTGCTATGGACGCACTTGTGGCACGACTTGTGGCAATCACGGGAGCTAACCCTGAAGCACGTATTTATGTGCGGGGAGATCAATCCATTCCCTATGGTCGGATAATGGAAGTCATGGGAGCTTTGAACTCCGCCGGATTTTCAAAAGTGGCCCTTGTTTCAGAAATGCCGCAAACGGCCTCCACGGGCCCAAAACTCAAACCCAAACCGTAG
- a CDS encoding helix-turn-helix domain-containing protein, with amino-acid sequence MKLGDARKLTQGAQESLRLRGIKAVVEGGKTHAEVGHLLGVARGTVSRWVDS; translated from the coding sequence ATGAAATTAGGAGATGCACGAAAGTTAACGCAAGGTGCCCAAGAAAGCCTTCGTTTGAGGGGGATTAAGGCAGTTGTTGAAGGCGGGAAGACGCATGCGGAAGTGGGGCATTTATTGGGAGTAGCGCGAGGCACTGTCAGCCGATGGGTGGATTCATAA
- a CDS encoding YbgC/FadM family acyl-CoA thioesterase has protein sequence MTNFLSGFQKGHFHILPLRIQMEDTDAGGITYYANYLKFAERGRAAALVYLGYPHKNIIDRWEIMFVVRKCSVDYLVPACLDEDLEIVTTFTPLNRVKVEVHQDVIRQEQCLVRLETTLVCVGKNLRPAKIPDELIEKLKTFSKIE, from the coding sequence ATGACTAACTTTTTATCCGGATTTCAAAAAGGACACTTTCATATTCTCCCCTTGCGAATTCAAATGGAGGATACGGATGCGGGTGGCATTACTTATTATGCCAACTATTTAAAATTTGCTGAAAGAGGACGCGCGGCAGCATTGGTGTACCTTGGATATCCTCACAAAAATATCATCGACAGATGGGAGATTATGTTTGTTGTGCGTAAGTGTTCTGTTGACTATTTGGTCCCGGCTTGCTTAGATGAAGATCTAGAAATTGTAACGACTTTTACGCCTTTAAATCGCGTGAAAGTTGAAGTTCATCAAGATGTCATACGCCAAGAGCAGTGTCTTGTGCGCCTGGAAACGACATTAGTGTGTGTTGGTAAAAATTTAAGACCTGCCAAAATTCCTGATGAGCTGATAGAAAAGTTGAAGACATTTTCGAAAATTGAGTAA
- a CDS encoding transposase, which yields MRLCVRNIRRPQKFPYTISKETKQAAEDYEIVLHYLPPYSPNLNPIERLWKVMNECVRNNRVFKSAAEFRKALDEFFAKWPQIASSMVDRINDNFQILNKASSS from the coding sequence TTGAGGCTTTGCGTAAGAAATATCCGAAGGCCCCAAAAATTTCCTTATACTATCAGCAAAGAAACAAAGCAGGCTGCCGAGGACTATGAAATTGTCCTGCATTATCTCCCTCCTTACAGCCCCAATTTGAACCCCATTGAGCGATTATGGAAAGTGATGAATGAGTGCGTACGCAATAATCGTGTCTTTAAAAGTGCCGCTGAATTTAGGAAAGCCCTTGACGAATTCTTTGCCAAATGGCCTCAAATCGCCAGCTCTATGGTTGACCGCATTAATGATAACTTTCAGATCCTTAATAAGGCATCTTCAAGTTAA
- a CDS encoding cell envelope integrity protein TolA, whose amino-acid sequence MDMRKSALFSGLAHLLVIILMLVGLPKLFQKDLLPPAPIPIEVVNIADITQAKAHKVKPKDSGPKPVEEEKPKPKPQPPKPEEKVDEKKPDPEPEPKPEPKPEPIEDVLAEVIEKVEEKPKPKDEKKKDKPKKDKKKDKPKKDFMALLNNLEDLDSSETSPAQKDVDEAATEDQAAENIGEILSVTEMDLIRRQMRECWNVPSGTKGVEGMVVVINIEMNPDATVRSAKLEDAGRYSSDPHFRAVADSALRAAKNPHCNPLKLPLDRYNDWKSFTFRFDPKDMFQ is encoded by the coding sequence ATGGATATGCGCAAAAGCGCACTTTTTTCAGGTCTCGCCCATCTCCTTGTGATCATTTTGATGCTTGTGGGACTGCCCAAGCTTTTTCAAAAAGATCTTCTTCCTCCTGCTCCCATTCCCATTGAAGTTGTGAATATTGCCGATATTACCCAAGCTAAAGCGCATAAAGTAAAACCAAAAGATAGCGGACCTAAACCGGTTGAGGAAGAAAAGCCCAAACCCAAACCTCAACCCCCCAAGCCTGAGGAAAAAGTCGACGAGAAAAAACCTGATCCCGAACCCGAACCTAAGCCAGAGCCAAAACCCGAGCCGATTGAAGATGTTTTGGCGGAGGTAATCGAAAAGGTTGAGGAAAAACCAAAACCTAAGGACGAGAAGAAAAAAGACAAACCCAAAAAAGATAAAAAGAAAGATAAACCAAAAAAAGATTTTATGGCCCTTTTGAATAACCTGGAGGATTTGGACTCTTCAGAAACGTCTCCTGCACAAAAGGATGTGGACGAAGCCGCAACAGAAGATCAGGCGGCTGAGAATATTGGTGAAATTTTGAGCGTCACTGAGATGGATCTCATTCGTCGTCAAATGCGGGAATGCTGGAATGTTCCTTCTGGTACAAAAGGTGTTGAAGGCATGGTCGTTGTGATCAATATCGAAATGAATCCAGATGCAACCGTGAGATCCGCAAAGCTCGAGGATGCAGGTCGTTATAGTTCAGATCCCCATTTCCGCGCTGTTGCGGATTCAGCTTTAAGGGCCGCTAAAAATCCCCACTGCAATCCTTTAAAGCTGCCCTTGGATCGCTACAACGATTGGAAGTCTTTCACATTCCGTTTTGATCCCAAGGATATGTTTCAGTGA
- the ruvB gene encoding Holliday junction branch migration DNA helicase RuvB, with translation MENRMLQREALEDDEDLTLRPQGLSSFVGQAQLRGNLSIFLEAARARGEAMDHVLFFGPPGLGKTTLAQIVSRELGVNFKSTSGPVIARAGDLAALLTNLQERDVLFIDEIHRLNPAVEEILYPAMEDYKLDIMIGEGPSARSVRIDLPPFTLVGATTLSGLISSPLRDRFGIPLRLVFYTPQELQSVLLRGADVLKTTISPEGAFEIAKRSRGTPRIALRLLRRVADFALVQKSPLITPEIAHEALIRLDVDREGLDASDRRYMMFLAENYQGGPAGIETLAAALAEQRDTLEDVIEPYLLQQGFIQRTPRGRMITAKAYAHLGFVPPSNYVTPSLFPENDD, from the coding sequence ATGGAAAATCGTATGCTTCAACGTGAAGCCCTTGAGGACGATGAAGATTTGACTCTGCGCCCACAGGGCCTTTCATCTTTCGTAGGGCAAGCCCAATTGCGGGGGAACCTCAGCATTTTTCTCGAGGCTGCCCGTGCCCGGGGCGAGGCCATGGATCACGTGCTTTTTTTTGGCCCCCCAGGTCTTGGTAAGACAACCCTAGCGCAAATTGTTTCTCGTGAGCTGGGTGTGAATTTCAAATCCACCTCCGGTCCTGTGATTGCCCGCGCTGGAGATTTAGCGGCATTACTCACAAATTTACAAGAACGTGATGTTCTTTTTATCGATGAAATTCACAGATTGAATCCCGCCGTTGAGGAAATTCTCTATCCTGCTATGGAAGATTACAAACTCGATATTATGATCGGGGAAGGGCCTTCTGCACGTTCGGTCCGCATTGATTTGCCGCCATTCACATTAGTGGGTGCAACTACTCTATCGGGCCTCATCTCCTCGCCCCTCAGGGATCGTTTTGGAATTCCCTTGCGGTTGGTGTTTTATACCCCTCAAGAATTGCAATCTGTGCTTTTACGCGGTGCTGATGTTTTAAAAACCACAATTTCTCCAGAAGGGGCTTTTGAGATTGCAAAACGATCTCGCGGCACACCGCGTATTGCGCTCCGTCTTTTGCGGCGTGTTGCGGATTTTGCCCTTGTGCAAAAGTCGCCCTTGATTACGCCTGAAATCGCTCACGAAGCCCTTATTCGTCTAGATGTCGATCGTGAAGGATTGGATGCCTCTGATAGACGGTATATGATGTTTCTTGCTGAGAATTATCAAGGAGGGCCTGCGGGAATCGAAACACTTGCAGCGGCATTGGCCGAACAACGGGACACTCTTGAAGATGTGATAGAACCCTATCTTTTACAGCAAGGATTTATTCAAAGAACGCCACGAGGAAGAATGATCACCGCAAAAGCTTATGCGCATTTGGGCTTTGTGCCCCCCTCCAATTACGTCACACCCTCACTTTTTCCGGAAAACGATGACTAA
- the ruvC gene encoding crossover junction endodeoxyribonuclease RuvC — MSHLIRILGIDPGLTTTGWALIDVTGYHLSPLNSGVIRSSPSLPLAKRLGDLYDELQTILEKYAPHEVAVEETFVNQNPASALKLGHARGIALAAPARWGLPVFEYAPNTIKKAVVGVGHAEKQQVQHMVSILLSGAKYKNADEADAYAIAICHAHNRSAKGAVA, encoded by the coding sequence ATGTCACATTTGATTCGCATTCTTGGAATTGACCCCGGGCTCACCACAACAGGATGGGCCCTCATTGACGTTACTGGTTATCATTTGTCCCCCTTGAATTCAGGGGTTATTCGATCATCTCCGTCGTTGCCCCTGGCCAAAAGGTTGGGAGATCTTTATGATGAGCTTCAGACAATTTTGGAAAAGTATGCTCCCCATGAGGTTGCTGTGGAAGAAACATTTGTGAATCAAAATCCGGCATCAGCCCTCAAGCTCGGCCATGCCCGCGGGATTGCTTTGGCGGCCCCCGCCCGCTGGGGACTTCCCGTTTTTGAGTATGCTCCCAATACCATTAAAAAGGCGGTTGTAGGTGTGGGGCATGCGGAAAAACAGCAAGTTCAGCATATGGTTTCTATTTTACTTTCGGGCGCCAAATACAAAAATGCAGATGAAGCGGATGCCTATGCCATTGCCATTTGTCATGCCCATAATCGATCCGCAAAAGGAGCTGTGGCATGA